In a genomic window of Acidobacteriota bacterium:
- a CDS encoding integrase core domain-containing protein: MPKAGCRRLAITFNHLHQRRHMTVGKSFVANVLRGAQREVLRARRDIRRREPRMAPRNLIWPLDLTAVTNEPSPILGILDHGSRACLDLEILPSKRSVTLLRALLETMERFGKPRIVRTDNEPVFTSGLFSWALALLGIRHHRTAPFAPWQNGRIERFFGTFKRALRSRPQLGEDGLVDQLDLAEFRVWYNHLRPHQNLEGLTPAEAWRGKENNRRRTARWVSAWSGALSGFYWPSG; encoded by the coding sequence CACCTCCACCAGCGGCGGCACATGACCGTTGGCAAGAGCTTCGTGGCGAATGTCCTTCGCGGTGCACAGCGGGAAGTGCTGCGGGCCCGCCGCGACATCCGGCGCCGAGAACCGAGGATGGCTCCTCGCAACCTCATCTGGCCTCTCGACCTGACCGCTGTGACGAACGAACCCTCACCGATCCTCGGGATTCTCGACCACGGCTCGCGGGCCTGTCTGGACCTCGAGATTCTGCCTTCCAAGAGGTCGGTGACGCTCCTTCGAGCTCTCCTCGAGACCATGGAGCGCTTCGGCAAGCCCCGCATCGTCAGGACCGACAACGAGCCGGTCTTCACCTCCGGCCTATTCTCGTGGGCCCTGGCTCTCCTCGGCATCCGCCACCACCGCACGGCGCCCTTCGCCCCTTGGCAGAATGGCCGCATCGAACGCTTCTTCGGCACCTTCAAGCGAGCTCTACGCAGCCGCCCCCAGCTCGGCGAGGACGGCCTGGTGGATCAGCTGGATCTCGCCGAATTCCGGGTCTGGTACAACCACCTCCGCCCCCACCAAAACCTCGAGGGCCTCACCCCCGCAGAGGCTTGGCGAGGGAAGGAGAACAACCGGCGAAGGACGGCGCGATGGGTCAGCGCCTGGAGCGGCGCGCTCTCAGGCTTCTACTGGCCCTCTGGGTGA